A single region of the Bifidobacterium asteroides DSM 20089 genome encodes:
- a CDS encoding siderophore-interacting protein has product MERQANNHPVPLIPFRVSVARAETLSPHFKRIVFQGPDLKIFADAGYDERIKILLPLPDGSVPPPSFFEATPEDPLAWYQKWRTLPAESRNPMRTYTVRKVRPESEQIDVDFVIHDHAGPAGAFAEAAKPGDQAIIIGPNALAGGPVAGMDFHPGQSRHLLLVGDETAVPAIAAIMDSLIRDHWQGDGVAVIEVPTEEDRLPLPELEGIRIIWTTCDESGHGHALIEAMRNLLEDLPIHSPTAVADESSKEFTEVDIDKELLWETANATQADASIHADELYAWIAGEAATVRELRRMLVRDRGMDRSNVSFMGYWRQGRSEMS; this is encoded by the coding sequence GTGGAACGCCAAGCCAACAATCATCCTGTACCCTTGATCCCCTTCCGTGTCTCCGTAGCCAGAGCAGAAACGCTCTCGCCCCATTTCAAGCGAATCGTCTTCCAGGGACCGGATCTGAAAATTTTTGCAGACGCCGGGTACGATGAGCGAATCAAAATCCTTTTACCTCTTCCCGACGGATCCGTGCCGCCCCCTTCCTTCTTTGAGGCGACCCCTGAGGATCCGCTCGCCTGGTACCAAAAGTGGAGGACCCTGCCCGCAGAGAGTCGCAATCCCATGCGCACCTATACGGTTCGCAAGGTCAGGCCCGAGAGCGAGCAAATAGATGTGGACTTCGTCATCCACGATCATGCCGGACCTGCTGGAGCCTTTGCAGAGGCTGCAAAACCTGGCGACCAAGCCATCATCATCGGCCCCAATGCACTGGCCGGAGGACCTGTCGCGGGGATGGACTTTCACCCGGGCCAATCCAGACATCTTCTCCTGGTGGGCGATGAGACAGCGGTACCAGCCATCGCCGCCATAATGGACAGTCTGATCCGCGACCACTGGCAGGGCGACGGGGTGGCAGTAATCGAAGTCCCGACCGAAGAGGATCGTCTTCCACTGCCCGAACTCGAAGGAATCCGCATAATTTGGACGACCTGCGACGAATCCGGTCATGGACATGCCCTTATCGAAGCCATGCGCAACCTCTTGGAGGACCTGCCGATCCATTCGCCTACGGCCGTAGCCGATGAATCCTCCAAGGAATTCACAGAGGTCGATATCGACAAAGAGCTGCTCTGGGAGACTGCCAATGCCACCCAAGCAGATGCTTCCATTCATGCCGACGAGCTGTACGCCTGGATCGCCGGAGAGGCGGCCACTGTCCGCGAGCTGAGGCGCATGTTGGTCAGAGACCGAGGGATGGACCGGAGCAACGTCTCTTTCATGGGATATTGGCGCCAGGGCCGCAGTGAGATGTCCTGA
- a CDS encoding ABC transporter ATP-binding protein, translating into MTSPPSVDSWSSAHRLSASHLRLTYGGHTVIEDLSLDIPPHTMGSIIGPNGCGKSTFLKALARILKPASGTVMLDGEPITSMPTRKVATILGLLPQNPSAPAGITIADLVARGRYPHHRFVERWTTKDEKAVERALSLTGLTNIAGCPIDRLSGGQRQRAWIALTLAQETDILLLDEPTTYLDIAYQLEVLDLLGTLNRQEGVTVVMVLHDLNMAARYSDWILAIKDGRMAALGAPDEVMTENLVREVFDIASTVAKDESTGAPMMTPAPLHSLEAHSGGARNVHVHWDDSAGRHQTIR; encoded by the coding sequence ATGACGTCACCCCCGTCAGTCGACTCCTGGAGCAGCGCACACAGGCTGTCCGCCTCGCACCTGCGCCTCACCTATGGCGGGCATACGGTCATCGAGGATCTGAGTCTGGATATACCCCCACACACGATGGGGTCCATCATCGGACCCAACGGGTGCGGAAAATCAACCTTCCTCAAAGCCCTGGCCAGGATTTTGAAACCGGCCTCGGGGACCGTCATGCTGGACGGAGAACCCATCACCAGCATGCCCACCCGCAAGGTTGCGACGATTCTGGGGCTGCTGCCGCAGAACCCGTCAGCCCCCGCCGGCATCACCATCGCCGACCTGGTCGCTCGCGGCCGATACCCTCACCACCGCTTCGTCGAACGGTGGACCACCAAGGATGAAAAAGCGGTGGAGCGGGCTCTCTCCCTGACCGGACTGACCAACATTGCGGGGTGTCCAATCGACCGCCTGTCCGGAGGCCAGCGCCAGCGCGCCTGGATCGCCCTGACCCTGGCCCAGGAGACCGACATACTCCTGCTCGACGAGCCGACCACTTACCTGGACATCGCCTACCAACTGGAGGTCCTTGACCTGCTGGGCACCCTGAACAGGCAGGAGGGCGTGACGGTGGTCATGGTTCTCCACGACCTGAACATGGCCGCCAGATACTCGGATTGGATCCTGGCCATCAAGGATGGCCGGATGGCCGCCCTGGGCGCTCCCGACGAGGTCATGACCGAGAACCTGGTCAGAGAGGTATTCGACATCGCATCCACCGTGGCGAAGGACGAATCCACCGGCGCCCCGATGATGACCCCGGCGCCCCTCCATAGCCTTGAAGCCCACTCTGGCGGGGCTCGTAATGTACACGTACACTGGGATGACTCGGCAGGACGACACCAGACAATCCGATGA
- a CDS encoding FecCD family ABC transporter permease, which produces MRSEMTPRPDTRQAVMHRKRTGPMVLSGLILAACLVVVCGLSLVFGSRSVSLSDILNALSASSDDIAVSAIRLRIPRTVLGILVGAGLGVAGTLMQGISRNPLADPSILGFNTGAALAIVCSMAFFSLSTPAQYVWVGLLGSAMTALVVWAIGSLGPSGPSPLRLTLAGVVISSVLGSLTSAILLPRVNVISSYRFWQVGGISGARFDLMMPVLPLLALGLLLAFCLTPGINALTLGNQMAEGLGMHVGRVRSMAWLAAILLCASCTALAGPIGFVGLVVPHVARLLIGPDYRRIMALSILIGPLLEVGADVVGRIITRPSDVEVGIVTALIGAPVFVILAGRRRTAEV; this is translated from the coding sequence GCAAGAGAACCGGACCCATGGTCCTGTCCGGGCTGATCCTGGCGGCTTGTCTGGTCGTGGTCTGCGGCCTGTCCCTGGTTTTCGGATCCCGTTCCGTCAGCCTTTCCGACATCCTCAATGCCCTGTCCGCCTCCTCGGATGACATCGCGGTCTCGGCCATCCGCCTGAGAATTCCCCGCACCGTCCTCGGTATCCTGGTCGGTGCCGGGCTCGGGGTGGCCGGGACCCTGATGCAGGGCATATCACGCAACCCACTGGCGGACCCGTCGATTCTGGGTTTCAATACGGGGGCGGCCCTGGCGATCGTCTGCTCCATGGCCTTCTTCTCCCTATCGACGCCAGCCCAGTATGTCTGGGTGGGATTGCTGGGCAGCGCGATGACCGCACTGGTCGTCTGGGCTATAGGATCCCTGGGTCCATCCGGCCCATCGCCCCTGCGGCTGACCCTGGCCGGTGTCGTGATCAGTTCTGTACTGGGGTCCCTTACCTCCGCCATCCTTCTGCCGCGCGTCAACGTCATCAGCTCATATCGCTTCTGGCAAGTGGGCGGAATCTCGGGCGCCCGGTTCGACCTCATGATGCCGGTCCTGCCTCTTCTTGCTCTTGGGCTGCTGCTCGCCTTCTGCCTGACGCCCGGAATCAACGCCTTGACCCTGGGGAACCAGATGGCCGAGGGGCTGGGCATGCACGTCGGACGTGTCCGCAGCATGGCCTGGCTTGCGGCGATACTCCTCTGCGCCTCATGCACGGCACTAGCAGGTCCGATCGGCTTCGTCGGGCTGGTGGTTCCCCATGTGGCACGACTGCTCATAGGACCCGACTACAGGCGAATCATGGCCCTGAGCATCCTCATCGGCCCCCTTCTGGAGGTTGGTGCCGACGTGGTGGGCAGGATAATCACCCGTCCATCCGATGTGGAAGTCGGCATCGTCACAGCGCTGATCGGAGCTCCCGTATTCGTGATTCTGGCCGGACGCAGAAGAACCGCGGAGGTATAG
- a CDS encoding FecCD family ABC transporter permease yields MTKLQRIRRAHAIRSLTVTVLLVILLVALALADLALGHRAYSMSDLLGVVWGQSDEGTRFVILQLRMPRTLIGCVAGIAFGMAGIGFQHLLRNMMASPDIIGITAGANTAAIFGIVVLGLSGMPLACLAVMGGLLTALLVMALAWRGSFDPTRLILIGIGVAAGFNALGSWLMIRSDQWNIQAATRWLTGSLADAQWTDLPILATTTLLGATLLLALDRNVSTLQLGPEMAAGLGVRVSRVQFQVIIVGVLLLAVATATTGPISFVSFLSGPIATVLVGQGSSALIQSGLVGGCLVLGSDIVAQHLPSAQVPVGIITSIVGGPVLIAIMVLMTRRQEL; encoded by the coding sequence ATGACCAAACTGCAGCGGATACGACGGGCCCATGCCATTCGTTCGCTGACAGTTACCGTCCTACTTGTGATACTCCTGGTCGCTCTCGCACTGGCCGATCTGGCCCTAGGACATCGCGCCTACTCCATGAGCGACCTGCTTGGAGTGGTTTGGGGGCAGTCAGACGAAGGCACCAGGTTCGTGATTCTCCAACTGCGCATGCCCCGGACACTGATTGGTTGTGTCGCCGGCATCGCATTCGGCATGGCCGGAATTGGTTTCCAGCATCTCCTGCGCAACATGATGGCCAGCCCGGACATCATCGGCATTACTGCCGGAGCCAACACTGCTGCCATCTTCGGCATTGTCGTATTGGGTCTGTCGGGCATGCCTCTGGCCTGCCTGGCGGTCATGGGTGGTCTCCTGACAGCCCTCCTGGTCATGGCCCTGGCCTGGCGCGGTTCGTTTGACCCGACCCGGCTGATACTGATCGGAATAGGAGTAGCCGCAGGGTTCAACGCACTGGGCTCCTGGCTGATGATTCGTAGCGACCAATGGAACATCCAGGCTGCGACCAGATGGCTGACGGGCAGCCTGGCCGATGCCCAGTGGACCGATCTGCCGATACTGGCAACAACAACACTGCTCGGCGCCACGCTCTTGTTGGCACTCGACAGGAATGTCAGCACCCTACAGCTGGGACCGGAGATGGCCGCAGGACTGGGCGTCAGGGTAAGCCGTGTTCAGTTTCAGGTGATTATCGTAGGCGTGCTGCTCCTGGCTGTCGCAACGGCGACCACCGGTCCCATCTCCTTCGTTTCGTTCCTCTCCGGCCCCATCGCCACGGTCCTGGTCGGCCAGGGGTCGTCGGCGCTTATCCAATCAGGTTTGGTGGGAGGTTGCCTGGTTCTGGGGTCCGACATCGTCGCCCAGCATCTGCCCTCGGCCCAGGTGCCGGTCGGCATCATCACCAGCATTGTGGGCGGACCCGTCCTCATCGCGATCATGGTCCTCATGACCCGCAGACAGGAGCTCTGA
- a CDS encoding anthranilate synthase component II, with translation MKVLLVDAFDSFVYVVKNYVDLLGVDTTIVRVNRLTQVDPLVFDAVILGPGPGRPEECGYLGLLDQVAGWKPVFGICLGMQAIAVHAGARVVRASSRQHGKVSGIRNDGKGCFKGLPDTFDVTRYHSLVVDETSVSQVADLEISARSLLDGYVMGLRRDRLLMEGVQFHPESIGSQYGHQVIANFFREYCGSSDGD, from the coding sequence ATGAAAGTCTTGCTGGTTGATGCTTTTGACAGTTTCGTCTATGTGGTCAAGAACTACGTGGACCTGCTGGGCGTCGACACGACCATTGTCCGGGTGAACCGCCTTACGCAGGTGGACCCGCTGGTCTTCGACGCGGTCATTCTGGGCCCTGGGCCGGGGCGCCCGGAGGAATGCGGCTACCTGGGGCTCTTGGACCAGGTGGCAGGGTGGAAGCCGGTCTTCGGCATCTGCCTGGGCATGCAGGCCATCGCGGTACATGCCGGAGCCCGGGTGGTCAGGGCCTCCAGTCGTCAGCACGGCAAGGTGAGCGGGATAAGGAACGACGGGAAGGGCTGCTTCAAGGGCCTGCCTGATACTTTCGACGTGACCAGATACCATTCTCTGGTTGTCGATGAGACCTCGGTCAGTCAGGTCGCCGACCTGGAGATCAGCGCGCGCTCGCTTTTGGATGGCTATGTTATGGGTCTGAGGCGTGACCGGTTGCTCATGGAGGGCGTCCAGTTCCACCCCGAGAGCATTGGCAGCCAGTATGGTCACCAGGTGATCGCCAATTTCTTCCGGGAGTACTGCGGTTCATCAGACGGGGACTGA